The nucleotide window CGCGACTGGCGGATGAACTCCGACGATTCGCCGCCTCCGACCGCAGCAACGAGCCGTGTGCCCGGCTGGGCGGCAAAGGCGATCGGGGAAACGTCGATGGCTTCCTTGCGGTCGAGGCGCAGCTTCTCGTTCAGCGAGGTGCCGATCAGCGGCTGCAGGTCGAAGACGCCGGAAATGGCGAGCCCCGCCGGTACCAGGCCGCGCGGCAGCCCGCGGCTGCCCCAGTCGGTCGCGAGCAGGGCGGCGGTCAGCTGTCCTCCGGCGGAATGGCCATAGGCCAGCACGGGACGGCGGTACCGTTCCCACAGATGACCGACCAGCCGCCGGATCTCCTCGATGATGTCGCCGACGCGAACCTGCGGGCAGAGCGAGTAGTTGGCGATGGCGACGGGAACCCCGTGGGCATTTAGGCCCTTGGCCATATGGGAGAAGAAGGTGCGGTCGAGGCCCTGCCAGTAGCCGCCATGGATGAAGAGGCCAAGCGGCCCGCGGTCCGGCATGCCGCTCTTGGGAAGGAAGAGATCGTAGACCGTCCGCTCTCCCAGTTCGTAGGCGGTTGCGAGCGTGCAGTTGGCTTCGCTGCGATAATGCGCGGCGTCGCGAACCCAGCCCTCGATAATCACGGGATGCTCGGGCACCAGCGCCCGGTTGTTGTATTCGGCCTCGTAGTCGATCACGCGTTCGCTCCCGTTTGACGAGATGTCTCTTAGCTGCTGAGCGGTGCCGAGTACAGAGACGGGGCTGCCAGCGCGGAACGGGAAGGAAAGAGAACGCACTGGCCGTTGACCTTCACGCGATGTTCGGCAGCTGCAGGGTCGCGTTTCGGACGCAATCCGCGCTATTGTGCCGGGAAAGGTAACGACCGGCGTATGACGCGAATGCGGGCGGGATATCTGGCGAGCAGGGTGCAGGGACGGCGCAGCTACGCATGGACGAACAGCGAGTTGAGCAGGTGGCACGCGAGCGCCGTGTCTATTCGATTACCTGGGTGGTGGGAACGGCATTTGGCCTGTTGATCGGCGTCTCGATGTTGCTGGTGCTCGGTCTGGCCGTTTCAGCCAACATGCAGAACACCTTCTCGCTGCTGAACGACAAGGCGGTGCTGACGACCAATTCACTGGAGCGTCGGCTGCGCGACCATCTCGATCTCGCCTCGCAGGCTGTCGTGCAGCTCAAGAC belongs to Stappia indica and includes:
- a CDS encoding alpha/beta hydrolase; the protein is MIDYEAEYNNRALVPEHPVIIEGWVRDAAHYRSEANCTLATAYELGERTVYDLFLPKSGMPDRGPLGLFIHGGYWQGLDRTFFSHMAKGLNAHGVPVAIANYSLCPQVRVGDIIEEIRRLVGHLWERYRRPVLAYGHSAGGQLTAALLATDWGSRGLPRGLVPAGLAISGVFDLQPLIGTSLNEKLRLDRKEAIDVSPIAFAAQPGTRLVAAVGGGESSEFIRQSRVIADVWQRGGVATELDIRGQDNHFTVLAPLADPDSDLTLRLVDMARSIC